The Metabacillus litoralis genome contains a region encoding:
- a CDS encoding Imm59 family immunity protein, which translates to MNIKEAIRIIHEEKLQDYNINEVRDNRENEVVLRHENDKWIVYVTDERASKITNSQDTYADEEEALDDFIDRLRAYKILREL; encoded by the coding sequence ATGAATATAAAAGAGGCAATAAGAATTATACATGAGGAGAAATTACAAGATTATAATATAAATGAAGTAAGGGATAATAGAGAAAATGAAGTTGTTTTAAGGCATGAGAATGATAAATGGATTGTTTATGTAACAGATGAAAGGGCTAGCAAGATTACAAATTCACAAGATACCTATGCGGACGAGGAAGAAGCATTAGATGATTTTATTGATAGATTAAGAGCTTATAAAATATTAAGGGAGCTATAG